The sequence CTAAATACTCGTCTAAGCGACTAATGAGCAGATCACTTTCTATGTGTTCCAGTTGTTCGGCAATAGGGTGAATTTGTTCCCAAGTAAAACCAAGGCATTTTACCAGGAAAGTCTCCCATAAACGATGCTTCCTGACAATATTTATTGCAATTTCCCTGCCTTTTGAAGTTAACTGTATAGGTTTATATGGCTCATGCTGAATAAGTCCCTTTTTTGTTAATTTTTTTAACATATCACTCACGGATGCAGGTGTATTTTGAAGGGCTTGTGCTATACTCTGATTATGTACCGCCTCACTTCTTTCTGTTAGCATATAAATAGTTTTCAAATAATTCTCCTCTGTCAGCGATAGTTTAGACATACTTTATGGTTGTTAGAGAATAATAAGCGAATGTAAGAATAAGATTTGTAAAAATCAAATTTTAGGTTATTCTCAATTTTTTGTTAAAAATTTTAACAAAAAATTGAGAATAAATTATTTGTGATTTAAGCAAACACATATTGTTGGAAAGTTTTGAAAACAAGGCTTTCCTGTCATTGTGATTCTCCTATGTAGGTTCTTAGAAAAAAAAAGGGGGGGGGATAACAGGGTAGAATAATAGGAACTTCTTAACTCTTGTTTAGGAGTTAGGATTGTTGTCTCCTATCGAGAAGGTAAAGAAAGGTGTTGGCTCTTTGCCATATCGGATACATTCTTGTAATTGCTATTACGACAATATTCTTCTATATTCACGCTTAAGTGTACATCATTTATTGTTGTGCCAAATTTTATTTTTTATTTAATTGTAATTAATTGTTATTCAAACGTTTACACAACTTATATTAAAGTAAAACTTTATTTAATATGGATGCAGAAAACTTAGTAAAAAAGGCTTGGGACCAACGCGAACTTTTGCAAGAAAAAGAAGTGCAAGACGCTATCCGGCAAACCATTGACTTGCTGGATAAGGGGCAGTTGCGTGTGGCACAACCGGTAGAAAATGACACATGGGTAGTAAACGAATGGGTAAAAAAGGCTGTTATCATGTATTTTCAAATTCAGCCAATGGAAAGCATTAAGCTTGGTCCTTTTGAGTTTTATGATAAAATTCCTTTGAAGTCAGACTATGCACAGAAAAGAGTGCGAGTAGTACCCCATGCCATTGCCCGTTATGGTTCTTTTGTAAACGAAGGTGTCATTCTTATGCCCTCTTATATCAATATAGGTGCTTATGTGGATAGTGGTACTATGATTGACACATGGGCTACGGTGGGGAGTTGTGCTCAAATAGGCAAAAATGTCCATGTAAGTGGAGGGGTTGGCATAGGTGGTGTATTGGAACCACCACAAGCGGCACCTGTTATCGTAGAAGACGGCGCTTTCATTGGCTCCCGTTGCATCATAGTAGAAGGCGTAAGGGTGGGAAAAGAAGCCGTACTGGGGGCGAATGTAACTCTGACCATGAGTACCAAGATATTTGATGTCTCTAACGAAGGTGAGGTAAAAGAACTTCGCGGTTACATTCCACCACGCTCGGTAGTTATTCCCGGCTCTTATCCCAAAAAGTTTGGAAATCGTGAGTTCCATGTACCATGCGCCTTGATTATAGGAAAAAGAAAGGAGAGTACAGATCTTAAAACATCTTTAAATCAAGCGCTTAGAGAATTCGAACTAACCGTGTAAGATGTAACTTTTTTTGTTACTTTTCGTATATATTTATATTAGTAACTTGAATGCGTTATCAAACGTTTGAAATACGAAAAGTAATTATACTATGCGCAGGCTATGGACTTCTTCTCGCTATTGGGCAATGGGATTACTTCTGTTCTCATTGCCTTTTGCTGCATGTTCACCCTATAAGCAGGCAATGAAGGGAAGCAAAAAAGAGAGAATGGCTCAACAAGAGCAGCTACTTAGAGAGTACCAAACCAAATTACTACGGCTTAAAGAAGACTCTATGGAGCTTGCACGCCAAGCAGATGAATTGGTGCGTATGCTTGGAGAGTCTCAGCTGAAGGAGCGACGCAATGCACAAAAACTATACCGCTATTCTCAGATTATAGACAAAGCAACGCTTTATCAGCAACAACTGGAGTATATACGCCGCCAGATAGTCCACACTTTGCTTACTCATGAAATAGACAACATCCAAGTAATCAAAGAGAAAGACGGGGTGCGTATAACTATCTTGGATGAGCTGTTGTTTCCGACCGGTAGTGCTCGTATTAGTGCGGAAGGGCAAAGAGCTATCAAGTATTTGAGTGAAACACTTAATGAAATAGCTGGTATTAATATTACCATAGAAGGACATACAGACAATATCCCACTTCGTGGGCACCCGCTTTACAAAAATAATTGGGAGTTGAGTTTGGCACGTGCCTCAGAAGTAGGGCGTTATATGGCAAGTTGTAATTTTCCCCAAGACAAGGTGGCTATTTCCGGAAAGGGCGACCGGTATCCACTGGCAGACAATTCCACCCCAGAAGGGCGGCGTATCAATAGACGTACGGATATTATTGTAATCCCTGATTGGAGCGCAGTATTTAACCTTATTTTAGAAGGCATAGAAGAAGGGAACTCACAAAATACTATTGTAATGCCGGTCCGCTATCCTGCAAGCGAGGATAGCGAAAAAAAAAACAGAGCTTCGTTAAATGATACAAGTAGTACAGAATCCAAAGAAAAAGTACAAGGTGGAGTCATATACGGTACTCCCATCGGAAAGATAGAAAGGAAAGCCAATCATGTATCCGGAACAGATCAACAAAAAGAAGCCCCCAAGGTGTTAATGAATAGTTGGACTACTTTTTTTAGGCAGTGGGATATGCTGGTATTTTCTTATTGTAGTTTTGGGCTCTTGTGGCAAATCGGAAGTAGCTGTTACGAGCTTATGTATTCTAAATACTGCGTATTAGTCATATAGTGTAACTTTTACATCAGTATTTTTACATAAAAAAGCGCTGTAGAGTGGTACAGCGCTTTTTTATGTACTCTGCATTATTTATTTACTGAAACGTGGTGAAGGTTTAAGGTTTTTGTGGTCGCTCCAGTCATAGAAGCCTCTGCCGCTTTTAGCACCTAACTCGCCGGCTTCTACCATATTTACCAATAGGGGGCAGGGAGCATATTTATCCCTTCCAAAGCCATCATAAAGCACCTTTAAGATGAACAAACAAACATCAAGCCCTATAAAGTCTGCCAATTGCAAAGGTCCCATAGGATGTGCCATGCCCAACTTCATTACTTGGTCTATCTCTTCCACACCTGCAACCCCCTGAAAGAGTGCTTCAATGGCTTCATTTATCATGGGCATTAAAATACGGTTAGAGACAAAACCCGGATAATCGTTTACTTCTACAGGCACTTTGTTTAAAGCAATAGATAAGTCCATGATTGCCTTAGTGGTCTCATTATCAGTCATATAGCCGCGTATTACTTCAACCAATTTCATAACTGGCACCGGGTTCATAAAGTGCATGCCGATTACTTTTTCTGGACGTTGTGTAACCGCTCCCAAGGTAGTTATCGAAATAGAGGAGGTGTTGCTCGCCAAGATAGCATGAGCCGGTGCGTGAGTGTCTATTTGACGAAATAATTCTTTTTTAATGTCTATTTGTTCGGTAGCGGCTTCTATCACAATATCTGCCTGTTTTACAGCTTTTGTAAGTTCAGTAGAGGTTTTTATGCGGGCAAGCGCAGCTATTTTTTCATCTTCAGTTAGAATTCCTTTCTTTACTTGCCTGTCCATATTGTTAGATATGACAGAAAGGGCTTTTTCAAGCGCTTCTTTACGAATATCAACCATCGTGGTGGTGTAACCGTGCTGGGCAAATATATGACAGATGCCATTTCCCATAGTGCCGGCACCTATTATTACTGCATTTTTAATCTCCATAGTTTTTAATGTTTGGTTGTTGTTGCCTTATATTGGCAAATATAACTTAAATGTGAGCAAAAAAAGAGAAATGAATCTCATTGTTTTTTTGTCAAAAAGAATTAACAAATGTTAAATATTATACAAAAACTTGCTGATAACAAAAGTTAATTGTTATATTTGTTATCAATATTGAAACAGTCTATTAAAAACATTTGTTAATATGACTCAAAATGTTAATTTAATTAACGAGCGCTTAAAGCATTTGTTAAAAATATTAAGCGTAACACCTTCTCAGTTTGCGGACGGTATGGGAGTGCCTCGGGCAACTATTTCACACCTATTAGCCGGGCGCAATAAGCCCAGTATTGATTTTATCAACAAGCTTCATGAAACATATCCGCACATCAACATCAACTGGCTGCTCTTTGGAGAACTTCCTATTTTTAGGAATGCCCAAAAAGATGAAACTAATCAGATACTGCCTTCGTTTCCTGTTAGCGATTATGAAAAAATAACAGGTAAGCGCATTGACAAGATTATTATTTTTTATTCAGATCAAACTTTCGAACTTTTTCATGCGTCTCTTGAGCATGATGGCTCGCCTAAACGCTCTGTATAATTTGTAAAATAAGTTACATTATGTTAAGTATTGAATTTCGACGAGCTTACTTACGAGTTCGACGGGCTCTTTTGCAAGCTCGACCAACTCACTTATATGGGCTCGAACGCCTTGTCATAGGTTTGTTAATTGTGGGTGTCAACTTTTATTCGACTGCTCAAATAAAAGATGTTTTTGTATTGGAGTATCCAGACACCAATGTAGTAAAAGCTCGTTTTGGGGTACTGATATTTCCAGAAGATACACTACTGCACGGAGAGTACCGTACTTATTTCAAGAGTGGCAGAAAAGCCGTTGAAGGTACTTATGAAAAAGGGTTACGTGTTGGTGTATTTTATCAATATTACGATAGCACTGGCTCCCCTATCAAAGCCATTGCACATTACAACTCTTTTGGAAGATTAGATGGAGACTACATCGTTTTCTATCCGAATGGCGATACATTGCAATACACCATATACCGTAATGACACGATGCTACTTACTAAATCTTTTTATCATGACGGTGTGTTGCGCAACATGAGCCAGTTCAAAAACGGTAAACTTCATGGTGAAGTGCTCGAATATTACCCTAATGGTGTATTAAAAAGCAAAATTGAATACAAAGAAGGAAAACAACACGGCACGGCGCTACTCTACTACCCTTCGGGGGCTTTGAAGTCAGAAGAGAGTTATATAGATAGCTTTCAAGATGGATGGATTAGAACTTACTTCGATACAACAGGCACACCCAAAGGTGCCTTAGCTATAGAAATGCAGGTCAAAAAAAGCATGAGAGAAGGAATATTCAGGCGCTATAACCCAGAAGGCAAACTACTGGAAGAAGGATTCTTTAAGCAAAACCTACCTCATGGACCATATAAAGAATACTACCCCGATGGGAAGATACGCCGAGAAATTTATTATGATATGGGACACCGCATAGGACAAGCTACCCATTATCATAAAAACGGACAAATAGCCAAGATGATTCAATACAAAAACAGAGAAATAGAGCAGTCTGTTGTAGAATTTGATTCTCTGGGCAATAAGCTACGCGAATATAAATTATACAAAAACAAACCGCTCGGCAAGTGGTTGGAGTATTATACCAACGGAAATGTAAAAGAGAAAAGAGAATATAAAGGAGGTGTGCTGGAGGGTTGGTTGGAAACGTACGATGAATTGGGACAATTGCAAAAGAAAGAGCCTTACAAGTCCGGGAGGCTGGAAGGGGAAGCCATATACTACTACCCCAACGGAAAAATACACGAGAAGATAACCTACAAGTACGGTTATAAACATGGCGCTTACATAGAATACAGTCCGGAGGGCAAAGAAAAACGCATCGGTCGCTTTGCCAATGGACTACCTCATGGCGAGTGGATAGTGCACACTAAAGAAGGCAGCAAGAAGATGCTATATCAACATGGAGTCATCATGAAAGAAGAGCTGCTACAACCTTGACAAAAAGGATTGCATACGCTTAAAATTTGTAACTTGCTTGCCCAAAAGAAACTTACAATTAAGTTTATGTTAGCAGCCATTCAATACACAGATTTTTCTTTTCCCAATGTAGAAAAGAAGCAACGCGGCAAAGTACGCGACCTCTATTTCCTCAAAGACCGCCTGATTATGGTCGCTACAGACCGCATCTCTGCCTTTGATGTCATTCTTCCGCGCGCCATACCTTACAAAGGGCAAATACTTAACCGTATAGCGCTGCATTTCCTGCAAAGGACTGCCGATATTGTCCCGAACTGGGTTTTAGCATCGCCTGACCCAAATGTTACCGTCGGGAAGATATGTGCGCCCATTCCAGTAGAAATAGTCGTACGAGGGTACTTGGCAGGACACGCATGGCGTCAATACAAGGCTGGTCATCGTATGTTGTGTGGAGTGCCCTTGCCTGAAGGGCTTCATGAGAACGACCCGCTCCCCACTCCCATCATCACCCCTACCACCAAAGCACACAGCGGGCATGATGAAGATATAAGCAAAGAAGAAATTATCAAGCGAGGAATTGTGCCAGCACCTCTTTATGAGCAAATAGAAGCAGTTGCATTGAAGCTCTTTGAACGAGGTACTCAAATGGCGCGAGAGCGTAATCTCATTCTTGTGGATACAAAGTATGAATTTGGCTTACATAACGGAGCGCTACACCTGATAGATGAAGTACATACGCCGGACTCTTCCCGTTATTTCTATTGGGACACCTATGAGCAGCTTCAAAAAGAGGGAAAGCCTCAAAAACAATTGTCTAAAGAGTTTGTGCGGCAGTGGCTCATAGAGAATGGCTTTCAAGGCAAAGAAGGACAGCGTGTGCCTACCATGACCAATGAAGTGGTAGAAGATATTATGCGCCGCTACATGGAGTTATATACCACTATGACAGGTGAAACCATAGAACCAGACCCCTCCCTCACTACCGAAGCGCTTATGAAGCGGATAGAAAGCAATGTTAACAACTATCTGGAAACAGAACAGTTATTATTGACATAAAACCATGTAAAACTATGAATTTTCATATAGAAAAAAACGAAAAAGTAGCCATTATAGCACCGCAGGTGCACAAACTGGATGCAATCAATACCTCCGAGCTAAAATCTATATTTCACGACTTAGTAGAAAAAGAAGGCTTTAAAAACTTTGTACTCAACTTATCAGCAGTAAAATACATCGATTCTTCGGGGCTTAGCGCCATATTAGTAGGCAATAAACTCAGTAACGAGCACCAAGGCTCTTTTGTGGTGTGTGAGGTTAATGAGCATGTAGCCAAACTGCTTTCTATTTCACAATTAGACCGCATCATCAACATCCTTCCTACCCAACACGAAGCCATAGAGGCTATTTTTATGGATGAGATAGAACGTGAACTGAACAATAATCACGACCAAGAACAAGAATAGACAATATGAACCCCATATGGTTGACGGTACTGGGCACGGCAGCCGCTGTGCCTTCTTTTGAGTATTACACCTCTGGCTTGCTGCTAAGCAACTTGAACGACGAGCAATGGCTTATTGACTGCGGTGAAGGCATACAAGTTCCCTTTTTCCGCTATGGGGGTAACTACAATAAATTGAGACGCATATTTATCTCTCACTTGCATGCAGACCATTATATAGGCTTGGTAGGTCTCATCATGAGCATGCACATGCATGGACGCAAGCTGCCCTTGACTATATATGCCCCCCATGGTTTGGCAGAGATACTAACAGCTATTCTAAGGGCTTCCGATACGCAATTGAAGTATGCTATTGAATACTACACTGTGCCCGAGGACACCCTTTCTACAGTGTATAAAGATAGCCGCTGGGAGGTTGTTGCTTTTCCCTTAAAGCATCGAATTCCTACTGTAGGCTACCGCATAACACAGATTCAGCAAGAGCGCCGGTTTCTGGCAAATGAGCATACCAGCAGCATTCCATTCGAATACATACGTCGCATGAAAGCAGGTGAAAATATCTTGGCAGAAGATGGTACTCTCTTGTACCACTGCGACGATTATACAGAGCCTTTACCTAAACTATCATTTGCCTATTGTAGCGATACCGCCTATGATGAACGCATCATAGAGTATTGTAAAGAAGTAACGCTGCTTTACCATGAAGCTACTTTTTTGGAGCAAGACCGAGTACTTGCAGAAAAAACCTTTCACTCAACGGCGCAAGAAGCGGCTACCATCGCACAAAAATGCGGCGCAAAGCATCTTTTGCTTGGGCATTTTTCTTACCGCTACCCCAACCGTAGCGTTTTCCGCGAAGAAGCAGAACGCATATTTCCCTCTGTATATATAGCTAAAGAAGGCATGCAACTTAATCTCAACCAACTGAATCACAGTAAGACACATGCATAAAGAACAGCAATATTACCGGAAAAGAACTCATTTGCTTCTTGTATTAAGTGGTATTTTTATCAGCAATGCTCTGCTGGCAGAAATGATAGGCGTAAAAATATTTTCTCTCGAAGGGTTGTTGGGGCTCCCTCCTGCTCAAATTCCAATTATGGGAACCCGTCTGGATTTTAACCTCTCTGCAGGTGTTGTGATATGGCCTGTTGTATTTATCATATCAGATATCGTGAATGAGTATTTCGGTAAAGGCGGTGTTCGTTATTTATCCATCCTTACGGCAGCCCTTATCGCCTACGCATTTGTAGGCATTAGCATAACAACCGAGTTGCCTGCTGCCGATTTCTGGATTGCCATATACAAAGAGAAAGTCGTCCCCCCCATAGATATAAACTATGCTTACAACACCATATATCGCCAAGGCTTGGGAATTATCATCGGCTCGCTTACTGCTTTCTTGATTGGTCAGTTGATAGATGCAACTGTGTTTGCTTTGTTTAAAAAACGAACCGGCGAAAAGTACATATGGCTCAGAGCTACCGGCTCAACAATTATTTCCCAATTCATAGATAGCTTTGTGGTTATTTATATAGCTTTTTATATTTTTGGACCTTGGAGTTTGAAAGAAGTTATATCTGTTGGCATCATCAACTATTCTTACAAGTTTCTAATCGCCATACTTACCACACCTCTTCTTTATATAATTCATTATGCTGTAGAGAGGTATCTTGGGCATGATATTGCCAAGCGGCTTAAAGATGAAGCCATCAATAGCCCACTCTTTTAAGGTTATCTATAAGAATGGCTGTAGCCATAGCTACATTTAATGATTCTGCTTCGCCATAGCGAGGAATGGTTACATACTTGTCAATAAACGCCCGTGTATTTTGTCGTATTCCATTGGCTTCGTTTCCCATGACTAACAGCAAACTTTCATATGCTGCCTCTTCCTTTTTTTCAATAAGATGAATATTCTGCCCCTCGAGGTCTGCCCCCCAAACAACTGCTTTTTGATTCATAGTTTTTAAAGCATCTTCTATGGAGCAATAATGTACGTTGACACGCAAAAAACTCCCTTTGCTTGCCTGTATGGTTTTAGTATTCCATACATCTACGGTATCTTCAGAGGCGAGCAAATAAGTCAGCCCATACCAATCGCAGATGCGCATGATAGTGCCCAGATTACCGGGGTCTTGTACGTGGTCCAGATATACAATCAAGTTCTGCTGCTTTTGAAAAAGCGTCTCGTTTGCGACAGGCTCGATACGTACGATGGCAATAGCTTCTTTGTTGTTTTCCAAGGCACTGTATGCCTGAATATCGCTTTCCGGCACTGCTTCTATACAAATTTGCGGATAAGCGTCTTGCCATAGTGCATACAATTGTTTATTTGCAAAAACCCGTTCCACGCGCTTCGGCGCAAAACGCAAGCACTCCTCTATTATCTTGCGACCTTCTACCACAAAAAGCCCTAACTGT comes from Thermonema lapsum and encodes:
- a CDS encoding metal-dependent transcriptional regulator, yielding MSKLSLTEENYLKTIYMLTERSEAVHNQSIAQALQNTPASVSDMLKKLTKKGLIQHEPYKPIQLTSKGREIAINIVRKHRLWETFLVKCLGFTWEQIHPIAEQLEHIESDLLISRLDEYLGYPKYDPHGDPIPSPNGDFQPVEGFPLSQAPTGKKLKVVAVKNDKKDFLNYLNKINLFIGSHIYVIDRISFDLSIEVDINNKVLNLSHLIASQIIVNHEDNIQ
- a CDS encoding 2,3,4,5-tetrahydropyridine-2,6-dicarboxylate N-succinyltransferase, which translates into the protein MDAENLVKKAWDQRELLQEKEVQDAIRQTIDLLDKGQLRVAQPVENDTWVVNEWVKKAVIMYFQIQPMESIKLGPFEFYDKIPLKSDYAQKRVRVVPHAIARYGSFVNEGVILMPSYINIGAYVDSGTMIDTWATVGSCAQIGKNVHVSGGVGIGGVLEPPQAAPVIVEDGAFIGSRCIIVEGVRVGKEAVLGANVTLTMSTKIFDVSNEGEVKELRGYIPPRSVVIPGSYPKKFGNREFHVPCALIIGKRKESTDLKTSLNQALREFELTV
- a CDS encoding OmpA/MotB family protein — protein: MRRLWTSSRYWAMGLLLFSLPFAACSPYKQAMKGSKKERMAQQEQLLREYQTKLLRLKEDSMELARQADELVRMLGESQLKERRNAQKLYRYSQIIDKATLYQQQLEYIRRQIVHTLLTHEIDNIQVIKEKDGVRITILDELLFPTGSARISAEGQRAIKYLSETLNEIAGINITIEGHTDNIPLRGHPLYKNNWELSLARASEVGRYMASCNFPQDKVAISGKGDRYPLADNSTPEGRRINRRTDIIVIPDWSAVFNLILEGIEEGNSQNTIVMPVRYPASEDSEKKNRASLNDTSSTESKEKVQGGVIYGTPIGKIERKANHVSGTDQQKEAPKVLMNSWTTFFRQWDMLVFSYCSFGLLWQIGSSCYELMYSKYCVLVI
- a CDS encoding 3-hydroxybutyryl-CoA dehydrogenase, with the protein product MKNAVIIGAGTMGNGICHIFAQHGYTTTMVDIRKEALEKALSVISNNMDRQVKKGILTEDEKIAALARIKTSTELTKAVKQADIVIEAATEQIDIKKELFRQIDTHAPAHAILASNTSSISITTLGAVTQRPEKVIGMHFMNPVPVMKLVEVIRGYMTDNETTKAIMDLSIALNKVPVEVNDYPGFVSNRILMPMINEAIEALFQGVAGVEEIDQVMKLGMAHPMGPLQLADFIGLDVCLFILKVLYDGFGRDKYAPCPLLVNMVEAGELGAKSGRGFYDWSDHKNLKPSPRFSK
- a CDS encoding helix-turn-helix domain-containing protein, whose product is MTQNVNLINERLKHLLKILSVTPSQFADGMGVPRATISHLLAGRNKPSIDFINKLHETYPHININWLLFGELPIFRNAQKDETNQILPSFPVSDYEKITGKRIDKIIIFYSDQTFELFHASLEHDGSPKRSV
- a CDS encoding toxin-antitoxin system YwqK family antitoxin, coding for MEYPDTNVVKARFGVLIFPEDTLLHGEYRTYFKSGRKAVEGTYEKGLRVGVFYQYYDSTGSPIKAIAHYNSFGRLDGDYIVFYPNGDTLQYTIYRNDTMLLTKSFYHDGVLRNMSQFKNGKLHGEVLEYYPNGVLKSKIEYKEGKQHGTALLYYPSGALKSEESYIDSFQDGWIRTYFDTTGTPKGALAIEMQVKKSMREGIFRRYNPEGKLLEEGFFKQNLPHGPYKEYYPDGKIRREIYYDMGHRIGQATHYHKNGQIAKMIQYKNREIEQSVVEFDSLGNKLREYKLYKNKPLGKWLEYYTNGNVKEKREYKGGVLEGWLETYDELGQLQKKEPYKSGRLEGEAIYYYPNGKIHEKITYKYGYKHGAYIEYSPEGKEKRIGRFANGLPHGEWIVHTKEGSKKMLYQHGVIMKEELLQP
- a CDS encoding phosphoribosylaminoimidazolesuccinocarboxamide synthase, whose amino-acid sequence is MLAAIQYTDFSFPNVEKKQRGKVRDLYFLKDRLIMVATDRISAFDVILPRAIPYKGQILNRIALHFLQRTADIVPNWVLASPDPNVTVGKICAPIPVEIVVRGYLAGHAWRQYKAGHRMLCGVPLPEGLHENDPLPTPIITPTTKAHSGHDEDISKEEIIKRGIVPAPLYEQIEAVALKLFERGTQMARERNLILVDTKYEFGLHNGALHLIDEVHTPDSSRYFYWDTYEQLQKEGKPQKQLSKEFVRQWLIENGFQGKEGQRVPTMTNEVVEDIMRRYMELYTTMTGETIEPDPSLTTEALMKRIESNVNNYLETEQLLLT
- a CDS encoding STAS domain-containing protein; the protein is MNFHIEKNEKVAIIAPQVHKLDAINTSELKSIFHDLVEKEGFKNFVLNLSAVKYIDSSGLSAILVGNKLSNEHQGSFVVCEVNEHVAKLLSISQLDRIINILPTQHEAIEAIFMDEIERELNNNHDQEQE
- a CDS encoding ribonuclease Z — encoded protein: MNPIWLTVLGTAAAVPSFEYYTSGLLLSNLNDEQWLIDCGEGIQVPFFRYGGNYNKLRRIFISHLHADHYIGLVGLIMSMHMHGRKLPLTIYAPHGLAEILTAILRASDTQLKYAIEYYTVPEDTLSTVYKDSRWEVVAFPLKHRIPTVGYRITQIQQERRFLANEHTSSIPFEYIRRMKAGENILAEDGTLLYHCDDYTEPLPKLSFAYCSDTAYDERIIEYCKEVTLLYHEATFLEQDRVLAEKTFHSTAQEAATIAQKCGAKHLLLGHFSYRYPNRSVFREEAERIFPSVYIAKEGMQLNLNQLNHSKTHA
- a CDS encoding queuosine precursor transporter, producing the protein MHKEQQYYRKRTHLLLVLSGIFISNALLAEMIGVKIFSLEGLLGLPPAQIPIMGTRLDFNLSAGVVIWPVVFIISDIVNEYFGKGGVRYLSILTAALIAYAFVGISITTELPAADFWIAIYKEKVVPPIDINYAYNTIYRQGLGIIIGSLTAFLIGQLIDATVFALFKKRTGEKYIWLRATGSTIISQFIDSFVVIYIAFYIFGPWSLKEVISVGIINYSYKFLIAILTTPLLYIIHYAVERYLGHDIAKRLKDEAINSPLF
- a CDS encoding RNA methyltransferase, with product MITNKWKKTLWQLQQKKYRKQLGLFVVEGRKIIEECLRFAPKRVERVFANKQLYALWQDAYPQICIEAVPESDIQAYSALENNKEAIAIVRIEPVANETLFQKQQNLIVYLDHVQDPGNLGTIMRICDWYGLTYLLASEDTVDVWNTKTIQASKGSFLRVNVHYCSIEDALKTMNQKAVVWGADLEGQNIHLIEKKEEAAYESLLLVMGNEANGIRQNTRAFIDKYVTIPRYGEAESLNVAMATAILIDNLKRVGY